In one Massilia endophytica genomic region, the following are encoded:
- the gspG gene encoding type II secretion system major pseudopilin GspG: MVAAQKMRKRAGFTLLELLVVIVIIGLLAAYVGPKYFSQLGKSEVTVAKAQIEAFEKSLDTFRLDVGRYPTTEEGLAALQTAPATAGAKWNGPYLKKGIPPDPWGNPYQYKAPGSRGEYEITSLGKDGQPGGAAENADITSQ; encoded by the coding sequence ATGGTGGCAGCACAGAAAATGCGCAAGCGGGCCGGTTTTACCCTGCTCGAACTCCTGGTGGTGATCGTCATCATCGGGCTCCTGGCCGCCTATGTCGGTCCGAAGTATTTCTCGCAGCTGGGCAAGTCGGAGGTCACCGTGGCCAAGGCCCAGATCGAGGCCTTCGAAAAATCCCTCGACACCTTCCGGCTCGACGTGGGCCGCTACCCCACCACCGAGGAGGGCCTGGCCGCGCTGCAGACCGCCCCCGCGACGGCCGGCGCCAAATGGAACGGTCCCTACCTGAAGAAGGGCATTCCACCCGATCCCTGGGGCAATCCCTACCAGTACAAGGCGCCCGGTTCGCGCGGCGAGTACGAGATCACTTCCCTGGGCAAGGATGGCCAGCCCGGCGGCGCGGCGGAAAACGCCGACATCACTTCGCAATAA
- a CDS encoding type II secretion system F family protein has translation MQFDVRTLSPEMVIGHLVVDGRDEADARRQVEARGLFVSAIHPVRGALRAGRGKALSLVLFSQELLALLNAGLGIVEALEALLEKEAAPATRSVLERLLAGLREGQRFSAVLAEQPQLFPPLYVGIVKAAEGTSDLPRSLARYIDYQQRVDLVRGKIVSAAIYPCILLLVGGGVSMFLIGYVVPRFAEVYQGAGRNLPWMSQVMLSWGQFAGAHTGALLAALALLLGGAVLGIRRLMASGGLVRLLGRLPGIGERVRIYELSRLYLTLGMLTEGGITIVQAIDTVQGMVSANVKSGLQSARLAVEAGLPLSTAFEANGLTTPISLRMLRVGERTGDMGPMLTQSAAFYDGEIARWIDRFTRTFEPLLMAGIGLIVGAIVVLLYMPIFDLAGEMS, from the coding sequence ATGCAGTTCGACGTTCGCACCCTGTCGCCGGAAATGGTGATCGGCCACCTGGTGGTCGATGGCCGCGACGAGGCCGACGCGCGGCGCCAGGTGGAGGCGCGGGGCCTGTTCGTGAGCGCCATCCACCCGGTGCGCGGCGCCTTGCGCGCGGGCCGGGGCAAGGCCTTGTCGCTCGTCCTCTTCAGCCAGGAGCTGCTGGCGCTGCTGAACGCGGGCCTCGGCATCGTCGAAGCGCTGGAGGCCTTGCTTGAAAAGGAGGCGGCGCCCGCCACGCGCAGCGTGCTGGAACGGCTGCTGGCTGGCCTGCGCGAAGGCCAGCGCTTCTCGGCCGTGCTGGCCGAGCAGCCGCAGCTCTTTCCGCCCCTCTATGTCGGCATCGTGAAGGCGGCCGAAGGCACCAGCGACCTGCCGCGCTCCCTGGCCCGCTATATCGATTACCAGCAGCGCGTGGACCTGGTGCGCGGCAAGATCGTCAGCGCCGCCATCTATCCCTGCATCCTGCTGCTGGTGGGCGGCGGCGTGAGCATGTTCCTGATCGGCTATGTGGTGCCGCGCTTTGCGGAGGTCTATCAGGGCGCGGGCCGCAACCTGCCCTGGATGTCGCAAGTGATGCTGAGCTGGGGCCAGTTCGCGGGCGCCCATACCGGCGCGCTGCTCGCGGCCCTGGCACTGCTGCTGGGCGGCGCGGTGCTGGGCATCCGGCGCCTCATGGCGAGCGGCGGGCTGGTACGCCTGCTTGGCCGCCTGCCGGGCATCGGCGAGCGGGTGCGCATCTACGAGCTGTCCCGCCTTTACCTCACGCTGGGCATGCTGACCGAAGGCGGCATCACCATCGTGCAGGCCATCGACACCGTGCAGGGCATGGTGTCGGCCAATGTGAAGAGCGGCCTGCAGTCGGCGCGCCTGGCGGTGGAGGCGGGCCTGCCCCTCTCGACCGCGTTCGAGGCCAATGGGCTGACCACGCCGATCTCCCTGCGCATGCTGCGCGTGGGCGAACGCACCGGCGACATGGGCCCCATGCTCACCCAGTCCGCCGCCTTCTACGACGGCGAGATCGCCCGCTGGATCGACCGTTTCACGCGCACCTTCGAGCCCTTGCTCATGGCCGGCATCGGCCTGATCGTGGGCGCCATCGTGGTGCTGCTGTATATGCCTATTTTTGACCTGGCCGGAGAAATGTCATGA
- a CDS encoding GspE/PulE family protein, whose amino-acid sequence MSNPAFNTAAALPVLDAGLLAKARSARALSKRTLVEELEALTGSEPRLLVRALARPFGLEVLETEEMLAFTPAFDLLPLSQAMARHAVLLRMQDGSVIGVVADPFDLDQQTWLGTQARATPSAPLRIRLALQSDIQAYLSKQEESARAVDTLLPGADNSRRDGKTAAVLSFATVSEGASPAVRLVNSTLYDALKAGASDIHLESTAGGLAVKYRVDGVLDHATAVNGVEVAEQIISRLKVLAELDIAERRVPQDGSFRVESGGREIDLRVSIMPSIHGEDAVIRILDKRAMIESYGSLTLEALGFDAPSLATLRTLAQEAYGMLLVTGPTGSGKTTTLYAALTEIHNGREKIITIEDPVEYQLPGILQIPVNEKKGLTFAKGLRSILRHDPDKIMVGEIRDRETAEIAVQSALTGHLVLTTVHANNVFDVFGRFTHMGIDPYAFVSALNGIWAQRLVRINCPHCAREYTPSDEELASVNLTRADVHDYTFKEGKGCGDCRGTGFKGRRSIAEILTLNDEIRELIVEKRPIRQIKQAAYANGTRSLRQAALEVVKRGGTTLAEIKRVTLHA is encoded by the coding sequence ATGAGCAACCCGGCATTCAATACCGCCGCTGCGCTGCCCGTTCTGGATGCGGGCCTGCTGGCCAAGGCGCGCAGCGCGCGCGCCCTGTCCAAGCGCACCCTGGTGGAAGAACTCGAAGCGCTCACCGGCAGCGAACCGCGCCTGCTGGTGCGCGCCCTGGCCCGGCCTTTCGGCCTGGAGGTGCTGGAAACGGAGGAGATGCTGGCCTTCACGCCCGCTTTCGACCTGCTCCCGTTGTCGCAGGCCATGGCCCGCCATGCCGTGCTGCTGCGCATGCAGGACGGCTCCGTCATCGGCGTGGTCGCCGATCCCTTCGATCTCGACCAGCAGACCTGGCTGGGAACGCAGGCGCGCGCCACGCCTTCCGCGCCGCTGCGCATCCGCCTGGCGCTGCAGTCGGACATCCAGGCTTACCTGTCCAAGCAGGAGGAATCCGCGCGCGCCGTCGATACCCTGCTGCCGGGCGCCGACAATTCCCGCCGCGATGGCAAGACGGCCGCCGTGCTCTCCTTCGCCACCGTGTCGGAAGGGGCCAGCCCCGCCGTCCGGCTGGTGAACTCCACCCTGTACGACGCACTCAAGGCGGGCGCCTCGGACATCCACCTCGAAAGCACGGCTGGCGGCCTCGCGGTGAAATACCGCGTGGACGGCGTGCTCGATCACGCCACCGCCGTCAATGGCGTGGAAGTGGCGGAGCAGATCATCTCGCGCCTGAAGGTGCTGGCCGAACTGGACATCGCCGAGCGCCGCGTGCCGCAGGACGGCAGCTTCCGCGTCGAATCGGGCGGACGCGAGATCGACCTGCGAGTTTCCATCATGCCCAGCATCCACGGCGAGGACGCCGTTATCCGTATCCTCGACAAGCGCGCCATGATCGAGTCCTACGGCTCGCTCACCCTGGAAGCGCTGGGTTTCGACGCGCCCTCGCTGGCCACCCTGCGCACGCTGGCGCAGGAAGCCTATGGCATGCTGCTGGTCACGGGCCCCACCGGCTCGGGCAAGACCACGACCTTGTACGCAGCCCTGACCGAGATCCACAACGGCCGCGAGAAGATCATCACCATCGAGGACCCGGTCGAGTACCAGCTGCCCGGTATCCTGCAGATTCCCGTGAACGAGAAGAAGGGACTGACCTTCGCCAAGGGCCTGCGCTCCATCCTGCGCCATGATCCGGACAAGATCATGGTCGGCGAGATCCGCGACCGCGAAACGGCGGAAATCGCCGTGCAGTCCGCGCTCACAGGCCACCTCGTGCTGACCACCGTGCACGCGAACAATGTGTTCGACGTCTTCGGCCGTTTCACGCACATGGGCATCGATCCCTACGCCTTCGTGTCGGCCCTGAACGGCATCTGGGCGCAGCGCCTGGTGCGCATCAACTGCCCGCACTGCGCGCGCGAGTACACGCCCAGCGACGAGGAGCTGGCCAGCGTGAACCTCACGCGCGCGGACGTGCACGATTACACTTTCAAGGAAGGGAAGGGCTGCGGCGACTGCCGCGGCACCGGCTTCAAGGGCCGCCGCTCCATCGCGGAGATCCTCACCTTGAACGATGAGATCCGCGAACTGATCGTGGAGAAGCGGCCGATCCGGCAGATCAAGCAGGCCGCCTATGCCAATGGCACGCGCAGCCTGCGCCAGGCCGCGCTGGAAGTGGTCAAGCGCGGCGGCACCACTCTCGCGGAGATCAAGCGGGTGACCTTGCATGCTTAA
- a CDS encoding PilN domain-containing protein has product MRRMHIDFAPAGWRRTLYRLHPAAALAGAAGILLCAGAAWLALHLADQREERTQQLRRVQQRAAVLAQQPAALPQTAIPAAQASAVNAAVLQLNLPWRDLQDGVAAATPANIALLALEPDARKQVLKITAEAKSSDEMVGYIELLKQQEVFVTAVLARHEIGDQDPNRPIRFQVEAQWRAR; this is encoded by the coding sequence ATGAGGCGCATGCATATCGATTTTGCGCCCGCGGGCTGGCGCCGGACCCTGTACCGCCTGCACCCGGCTGCCGCGCTGGCCGGCGCCGCAGGAATCCTGCTGTGCGCGGGCGCCGCGTGGCTGGCGCTGCACCTGGCGGACCAGCGCGAGGAGAGGACGCAGCAGCTGCGGCGCGTGCAGCAGCGCGCCGCCGTGCTGGCGCAGCAGCCGGCCGCCCTGCCGCAGACTGCCATTCCGGCGGCGCAGGCCAGCGCCGTCAACGCGGCCGTGCTGCAGCTCAATCTCCCATGGCGCGACCTGCAGGATGGCGTGGCCGCTGCCACGCCCGCCAATATCGCCCTGCTGGCGCTGGAGCCCGATGCGCGCAAGCAGGTCCTCAAGATCACGGCCGAGGCAAAGAGCAGCGACGAGATGGTGGGTTACATAGAATTGCTCAAGCAGCAGGAAGTGTTTGTCACGGCGGTGCTGGCGCGCCATGAGATCGGCGACCAGGATCCGAACCGGCCTATCCGCTTCCAGGTTGAAGCGCAGTGGAGAGCGCGATGA